ACTAAACAAGGTGTGAGCAGACCTGGATCCAAGTCTAGATTCAGGTGTGTCTATGCTTTTACTCCCAACTCGGATTTGTGTTTTCTCATGATAGAGCTGCTTGCTAGTTTTTTCAGGACCATGTGAGGAGGGTCTTGTGTCGTCAGGAAATCTTACTCTAGGTTCCACACAGAGGGGATGTTTTTTATCAGCACGAACACTGGCCTCTGCAGCACCAGAATGAGTTTGTTGAAAGGGAGCCTTATTTTGCTGTGTGACAGTTTGCCGACCTTCCTGAACATGAACCTCCCAGTTTTTAGGAACTACATCAGGCTTAGCCACCACTGGTTTTTCTGGCCTCACTTGTGAACTTTGACCAGCAgtgtctgtgacttcagctTCTTCCACAGGCTCATCCACACTCATTTCAATGAATCCAGGAAGGCTCAGGTATTCAAGAATTGCACTTGTTTGGAGTGGGGACATTTTTGGAGTTGATTCGGCAGGCTTGGCCCTGAAGGAGTCTGATATTCTGGGGACAGAGAGTTGAGACTGGTCGCTGTCAACCTCTTCTACAAGAGCTAAGGTTGAGATTGGGCTAGGACTATCAGAAAATGGACCTCTGTCACTCCTCCTGGAGCGTGCTCGGATGCCTTCTCTCTCAAACTCAGAGTAAAACCCAGAACTGCTTCTGTCATCATGGGcctgagtctctctctctttggcctTTGCCCCTATTTCACGATGGTCATAGGGTAAGGTAGAATAACTAGAGGGGCCTGGATCTGTTGTGATTGTGTGGTCTTCTTGAGTTTGATTATATGGTACCAAAGATGAACTTTCAGGCCTCTCATTGGTCACTGAATGACCTCTGGCAGCTGAATCCCAGGACCGAATGCCTGCATAAGCATATGAATGTCTGGTCCTTGTAGCACCGCCTCCATCCTGCTCAGTGCTGGACTTCATGCATAGATCTGATTTTCTTGGAGGACTCAATGACCTGGCTCTTTCTGGTGTTTCCGGTTGCAGAACAGAAGTGTCAGGGGTGGCATCTGGGGAGAGCATGGGGAGGGAGGTGTTCTGAGTGACTGGAGATCGTGATGAATCAACAGCAAGAGAGTCTTCTGTGGTGTCTCTATATGTGTGAGGATACTGAGACCTGGGTGATGTAGTTTCATGAGGAGTTTGCACAGGAATGAGGCTGGTGACAGATGTAACAGGGCTTATGTCCCACTGTATGTGGGATGTGGGGAGCCGGTCCATGGGGCTGCTGGTGTTGCCAAAGTAGCAGGCCCTCCTATAGTCAGATACCCGACTTGTTTGACCTAAgggtctgtgtttctgtcttatAATCACATCTTGTGGCTTCCATACAGGCTCTTCCTCTGACTGTGGTGCATCCCTTTGAgggctttctgtttttttagaaTGTCGCTCATGTCTCCCGCGGCCACGACTTCTCTGCTCGGATGTATAGTTCTTCAACTCTCTCTCCATTTCTTCTCGCTCTTTTGCCAGCTGGACACATTTGTTAATGCTATCTCTCTCCAGTTCACTGTCCAGTTGTGACACCATAGTGCTGTTATTAGTAAGCTGGCTCTCCATAGCTTTGTAGCCTGAATGCTGTTGTTTGTCTCTATCCAGAAACTTAGGTTTCCTTCCCAAACTGGGGAACAGGTCTTCAGTGTGGCCCGGCATGCGATACCTCCTTAGAGAATCACTAGGTTTTTTCTCACTATTGTCAGAATAAAAGCTGACTCTTTCCAGAAGAGCCTCTGAGCCTTGTTCATCATCAGAATAAAAGCAACCATGACGGGAGAAGTTTCTGGCCATGGCTCGTACTCTTCCAGGGGAGGAAGGAGGCCTGCTCAACTCTGGTATGTCCACAGTGAGAGGAGAATCCTTCCTCTCGTCCTTCTCTGAGCTCAAAATGCTTGACTTTGGAGACTCCCTGAATGATGTCCTGTTGCTGCCAGAACCACCAGCCCCACCATTGCTTTGTAGGATGTCCTTCTTTAAAATTTTCTTATCTGAGGGACCGGAACCATCTGGCAGTGGCTGCACAATGAAACGTCCATCTGGGCCTCTGGAAATGGACTCAAGTGCAGTTGGTGAGGGCGCCTGAGACCCCAAGTGACTCTCAAAGAGTGTGTAATGAGGTGGTGGAGACGAGTTAGATAAGAGTTGTTTCCGCTGGTCGTGGTATTCCCCACGGCTGCCCTTATCAAATGAGGACCGATCGGATTGTGAGCAGGATGAGTTGGGAAAGAATGGAAGTGGTGGACACAGCTTCAGCTTTAGGACACTGTCTGGACTGCGAGGAGGTGATCGAACTCTGAGGAAGACATAAGGGGAACAAAAAGCTTACAACATGTGCAATTTGTAACTTTCTGCCCAGTCACACTACATCAAATATAAGATTTGAATTGACATGCATTAAAGTAacgttttaaacatttttacactgtgCAATACGTAGTCAATGCCATCAGTAGATTATAGTCTTTTACACttgagttgtgtgtgttgtgtgggaACTAGTTTGAAGAATTTCATAATACAAGAATAACAAGTGTGAACTGTATATGTTAGGAACCTGTTCAATTTAAATATACACTGGTAACAGTATGTGCACTTACTCTTGGGATGGGCTCTTCTGGAAGGCAGATGGCAAATCTACaagaatataaataaaaaaatgtcatcctCAACTAACAACACTAACAGAATTGATCAAACTGAAAAAACATGCAATGTGTATTTCCTAAACTACAGGTGTTACCTTGTCTTCTCCTTTTGCGTCGACGCTGTCTCCTGTGACTCATGTAACATGCTGTCACCAAAGAAAGGATGATGGCCATAAACAGGAAGCACACTCCTCCTAACACACCAGCCAGCAGTGGCTCAGGGATGACCTCCAGGAAACTTGGGCGTAGGGGGTACATTTCCATTCCTATAATCAAACAAGTAAAATATTGCCTTTTCTTTGATAAAAGATAACACACATTTTGCAAATAATGTTTCCTATTTGTGATTCTTATGGGGATTCAAACaagtctcttttctctcttaccTGTGgtggacacactgacagactcACTTGGCTCACTGAGTACTTTGTTGCTACGAGACATTAGCCGCAGATCATAAGTAGAGTCCTAAAAGAAAACACGGATGTTTGATATGTcattatatttaaatacatgttaTTCGGAAGATTGTTATATAATTTACATCTATGAACACAAATCTACAATACTTATTTTTGGACAGTATACAGTATGAAGTAAACCGATCAATACCCTCAGCAATCCTTGTACAAGTAGTTCACTCATATTGGCACTGATATTGCTGCTGAGGATGACCCACTGCCCCTGATCCCTGCGGGCCTGCAGCACAAATCCCGTCAGTGGAGAGAGTGGAGCCTCAGGAGGCAGCCACTGGAGGACAATACCTCGCTTGGTTCGGTTGGCTGACAGGACAATGGGAGGATCCAGGATTGGAGGAGGAACTGTGGGTGCTTCTGTTGGAACAGCTGAGAAGAAATCCCAAGTTAGTATATACTGGTATACGCTGATAAAAACAGCATTAAGTGATACAAACTCAAAAAAGAACACTAACCTAGTGTTCGAACAGACATTATTTCACTAAAAGGTCCAGAGCCAAGTTTATTCTGAGGAAGGACACTAAACTGATAGCCTGTGCCAGCAAGAAGCCCAGTCACTAGTAGGTAGCTTTTGGATGTTGGCACTGGCAGAGATGCCCATTCATGTTTCCCTCTGGATGCCTGCTTGACCCtgagaaaaacattaaaaacagctaaattaaGCCATGATTGTTATCGGTAGCTGAGAATTACTAGATAATAATGTATTTTCTGTTACTGACCATACAGTGAACTTCTGGGTGAAACCACCATCAAATCCAGGCACCCAGGACACATTAGCCTGGTTCATTTCTGTGGTGACAGACACTGAGGACACAGCGTGTGGACTGGTGCCTGAggaacagacaaaaacactttgAAAATAATACACATATTGACATATATTTTAACTAACATACGGTGGACACACTCACCCAGCACCATGACCACAGTCCCTGCACTGACAGTCGCTACACGATTAGTGGCCAAGCACTCCCACCCCCCTTGGTGATCTTTGCTGAGCGGCTGCAGCAGGAGGGAGCCGTTAGCCAACACAGTGTATGAGGAACGAGGAGTGGGGCCAATCTTTGAGCAAGGACAACAACAAGTTAGAATATTAGATTATATAGACATTAATATGAGTATGAAAAATTTCTCATACCTTGCTCCAGGTTACGTTTGGAGCAGGGTCACCACTAGCTTCACAGGGTATCATCAACTCTCGGCCAACCTCCTGGAAATATTCAGGCTGAGGGGGTGTTCTGAATGATGGTGGGTCCTGGAGGATAGAGAGAGCTTTTTTAGTGTCTGCCCAAGTGTCTATGGGATCTTTCTGGAAATGGAGCAAAGTCACAAGTCTGGTTGAAATTGTATTACCTGCAAAATGACTTGGGTGGGTTCAGACTGGCCCATGGTGCCATAACTGTTATAGGGCGTGCAGGTGTACATGCCCACAGCATTGTCATTAGCTGTTGTTATAAACACTGAGCCCTCAGAGTTCACCATCCAACCTGGAAACTGGATAGTTGACAGGAAGAATAATTTTATTCTGTGTGGTGTGGTGAGGATTTCCTAatcttaaaacaaacaaatattttatttccatGGCACATAACTTACATTGTCAAGATTCAAATCATTCCCATCTTTGGTCCAGTTGACATACAGCACAGGTGGATCAGCCTGGACAGGACAAACAATAAACCCTTCCATACCAGCAGGCAAATACGTTTCCCGGGACATTCGACCAACGCGTGCTGGATCTAAGATGAGTCAAAAAGATTTCACcacaacacataaataaaatgacaacaaatacaATCATCCTCTGCTTGTGTGACCAGTAGagtaacagaagatggatgaatGACAGACTAACGTTTCACTTTCAGATGTGCAGAGGCAGAAGGTGGTGTTAGTATCCCATTAGTTGGGATACAGGTGTAGTTGCCAGCATCTTCTGGGATGAGATTAGGTATAAGAAGCGTTCCATCCACCAAAATCTTCACCCGGGACTTGAGAGACCTAAATTCAAATCATAGAAACAGGATGCATTTTAACAATCTAATATGACAGAGCACTCAACATAGcagtaaaaaataatattattgaCTTAGAAGAAGTATGTGACCATAACCTTGGATGCTTAATGTGAATAATTATCTTATGCTTGTTAGGTTTACAATGTGCTCATGAACACATGATTAATTGTCTTATTATAATCCATTTAGAACTGATTGCATTAGCAGCCTGCTTTGAAAAACCACTTGTCTGATTAGGTATTGTTCTTAGGATCCCATTAAAGTAATCTAACATATTTAATTGTTTATTTTAGTGTCCAGAAATAGACCATTTTAAGACTTTTAAGACTCACTCAATATGGTAAACATTCTGTCCTTGTTTCAGCCATTCATAGGTGAGGTTGGAAGGGTAGGCATCTGCCTGACACTGCAGAACTGCATCCTGGGACATGTTGAGAGTGGTGTCCTCTGGGGAAATGATGATGATAGGAGGACctatgtggaaaaaaatataagacaaaaatcaaatatttgacTGTGTATACCGTATATTAGCTTTACACACCATACAATTAATACACAGATCAGTGTAGTGCCAGCAAATATGATCTCATTGCAAAGCTAGCAGTGAACTGTAGGTGGCAGTAGAGACTACTGTATGAAACCATGATTCTCAGGCTGTATCAACTGTATGCTTAACAGGGATGACAATTTCTTTTATCTGGAAAACTGTGTCCGGAAGAGCAGAGATTCTGCCTCTGAAGACTGACAGTTcaacactgacctttgacctgcagctgCGTAGAGTGGGTCACGTTCCCCTCTGAATTGGACACGTGACATTTATACACTCCTGAAATATTTCTTGTGACGGAGGCCAAAGACAAGGTACCATTGAGCACCTGAAAGTGGGGCGAAGGTAAAGAGTGAGGCAAACAAGGACAAagaaagaggtggaggaaggtcATGAGGGAGTCATGGAATGAAGAACAAAGCAGTTTGCTTCAAAGAAACATCAAAGCTACAACTCCTGCCGAAAATGCTAATTACAAAGTATTTAATTAGAATACTGCAGATGCCATCTGTTAGTccttacttttattttttcGTGTTTCTCAATTGGGCTCTCATCTTTATGCCAGACAACAGTTGGTCGAGGGTTGCCATGGGCTCCACAGCTGAGAGTCAGTGAGTCTCCGAGCAGAACCTCCACAAATGTTGGCGGTTTTTTAATAAACACAGGTGGAGCTACAACAGAGACAGAACAAACGGAataatttgtattattttgttattactcacacatacagtaaaacagaacagagatttagtgtgatttattttttgcttaATCGTACCACCTGTAGCTCACTCAAATACATTGATGCTCAGTGGTAGCTGTGTTGATTCAACTCTACTAGCCACAAAACTTAATCAGAATAAGATTCAGAAAATTTCAACTACCAAAATACAGTATCTGAAGCTGTACAGCAATTATCTTGAAACtctataatataaaaaaaaatgttatattactgtgattttttttactacatTTACCCATGAAATATTGCTAAGGTTTGTATTGAGAAAGTGCATAATAGAAATATTTGCCATGTTAGAAATCAAAGAAGCTTTGGCTAAAATATGATAATCTATGTCAAGCTTGGTATTCTTAGGTAGCATGTATTTACATTATaactaacacatacacacatgagcTCATgctattatttataaaaaatgtGTCACCTGTAACCGGATGAAGCACACGTAGGCCTTTTACTCACTGCAGTACAATGAGTACAATTCAAACTTTAGATTCATTAATTTGAACTTTTAACACAATTGTAGcatgatgtgtatgtgtgcgtaaAGTAGGTGAGTTAAAAGGCAGAGGCAGACCACACATGGCAATGTTGTGCTCCTGTTATTCTTTAAACCTACATCAGCTCACAGCAGGATAGACACAAAGACAAGATGTGATCACCCTGTACAGAGTACATCACATGCCTCATATACTGCAATGACAGCTTGCTGGGGCCTTCAGAGTCCAAGCCAGGACCCATGCTGTAACTGTTCTAAATAAGGACAGAGCCAGTAATGAGCAGCGAAACGAGCAGATCCCAAAACCCTGCAGTGCTGCACCTGTGATGGAGAGGAAAGTCCACGTGCCGTTGCGAAAGTCATCAGTTTTGCTGTCCAGGAGCAGGATGCGGCACTCGAACCAACCCTCATCCTCCAGGGTCAGCTGCTCTACTAGCAAAGAGGCACCCCGGGTCAGAGATACCCGTCCTGTGAGAGGGTGGTAAGGGTGGGAGggcaaagggagagagagagagagagggtcagcacataaacacacacaggcagacaggcagagtcAGCATATGCAGAAAGAGGGCTTATCATAAAGAGGCCACAGGCATACAATGTCACAAAAGCCACAGTCAAAGTCCAACAGAGTGCAGATAAACTGTAGCTCTTATGTTTGTAGCAAATAAAAagcttcttttttaaaatatatgaaaAGAGTGGGGATGGCAGACAAAATATGCAGCTCAGAAAATTAGAAGTGAGTCTGAGTGCAAACTCATGAATCATGTCCTGACTATAATGATATGCCTGATGACAGATGAAGATGGTGTCCTGTTATTTAGGGTGTGGTTAGTGGAGTGGAGAGCTAAGATGAGCGTAACAGAAACACTTTACTTAATCACTACAACAGATAAAGTGTCAAATTTCATGATCAATTTCagcctaaaaataaaaaatctgtgACAGAATCACCTGTTTTTGTttagattgttttgttttgttaaatggATAGATGTAAATAATGTGAGGCATGGCAGATGCATGCTATGCGCAGACACAGATGGATCCATGcacaagcacacagacacacacacacacatcttcctgTCACACGCACCGAGTATCccactccctctcctcctctctgtactTCTTACAACTCCTTGTCAAGCTTTGAAACTTGATCTGCCGGTTGCCTGGTGACTGCAGCCTGGTGTTCAGGGTACAGCCCCTCCTTTTATTCGGTCTCTCAATGAACTCTTTTTTGGCCCTTCAATCTCAGGGCTTTAAATGACAGGAGGATGTGTGCAGggggggcacacacacacgttgctCATACCAGGCCCTGCCAAAGCAGTTTGAAAGTAAACAAGGACATGTAGAAAAATGTCCAGCATCCCCTCATTCTATTTGGTATTAACAAGTAAATTATCAATAAAAGAATCAACCCTCTGCAAAGGATTTCAATAACAAAGCATTGCACAAAAATTCACTCTCATTAAATATTCGCAGTGACCAGGCATCTACATATATGCATTCCTGCATATAACATAAGAGAATTCTTGGAATCCTGCAACCTTGAAGCAGCAATATCACAAGAAAGACTATATACTTGTTATTCACAACAGTCTCACTCCAGACAGCAGTGTCTGGAGCCAGGCCTGAGAGCTATGAAATTCATTTGACTCTGTATATGGCCttaagacacacactgagagtaAAGACAGGCAACAATAGCTAACAATTAACCCTGCATTCCTGACTGGGGCTGTTGCTGTGCTTAATAGTTAGGTTTAATGATTGACTGACCTCCTAAAAGACAGACTGGTGTTTGATGGGCGGTGTTCACTTAGAGGCTCCATAAAATGAATgcctgtgatttcaggtcagtaTCATTCAAACAACTGGGCAGGGCTCGGTAAAGGGAAATGTGCAGGCAGATGATAACAGGTATGGGGATAACCTAAGGCATTTTCTCTTATCTTTTCATTAGGAAGCCTTCCTTAGCTGCCCATTTCAAATTAAATCTTTCTAATCAGACATGGCATTACTGCAGGTAATGAGTGAAAAACACTTGCACGTGCAACATTGCACTCTTTAACCTACACCTAATCCGTGTGTAGGTAAATATTATGGGATACTTAAAGATCACTGTGGCTAATAGCACCTTTAAAACATGGCTGAGGAAAATCCCTTACCCTGACCATGCGCACTGATCTCCTGGGTTTACAAGCACGTGGGAGTGTGTGTTGATTTTCAAAATATAGTGCCCTGCCCCCCCCTGGGTCTACACAAGGAAATTCTGGTTTCACTGTTGAACACTTAACCCTTTCCCGTAGCCTCCCTCTTGTCCATCACTACAAAGCGATGGCAGCCCCCATTCCTCATTCTCTCAGGTTACCATAGTAACAAGACCAAGAAAAGCCCGGGCTGTAGGTTTGGATTTGAATTCAGTTGCTGTAGAAACACGGCACAGCCAAACATGCTTAGATGCGGGTCGATCGTGCAAGGGGATGGGCTTTTACTGTCACAAATTTGAAAAATTACAAGTGGGGGAAACCATGTTTGTGTCACATCCAAAGCGCATGAAACAGAGAAGGAAGAGTGAGAGAAATTAATGACAAGCGGAAAAAGAAAGGACTTTTCTTTTCAGCCTGTGGGCAGATGAATACAGGGGCTGTGTGACAAATGTTGACTTATTTAAATTTGAATGTTGCATCTTGGGCCTAGAACTAAAATCTTAGATGCCTCTTGGCAGGTGCTCTTGGCCTAAATGATTTGAACAAAAaggctgtttctctctctgatgGCCTGATGCACAATGCAAATATGTCGCAATAGCTGAACACAAACGTTAGACAATGATAAACCCTATCAATGAAACCCCACCCTGTTTTCAAAATTCAAGAGGAACTGAGGTTACAGGGAGGTTACTCGAATTATGTGCATCGATAATCCACTGACAACCAATGAGAGGTTGACCTTTCTGACCTCTGCACTCCAGCAGACACATTCATCACTCCCCCTAGTCCTACATTTGCACACTGTCCATGAAACCTCCTCAAGAGACAAACATCATTAGACTCTATGGCACACCAAGACAATTGCTGAAACAAAAGCTGCTGCTCCGTTCCTTGTCCACCCTCCTCCTCAGTTTTTTGAACCCCTATCACATGACAGTCTATCTTAAAATGAGCCCTTGTTCTAACAGGTTGAGCTGCAGTGCAGCCAAGGGTAGAAAATGGAAACGCTAATCCACCAGTGCTGTTTGAACCTCTAAGAAGCACCCTCTTCATACTAGTGAGTCAGGTTCTCACCCAGTGGGTGGCAAGTTAGGAAGGATTCAACTTTCAGGGCTCTGCCGCTGGTCAGTAGCAGGTCTTGACTTATTGATCTGATCCTTTCTTTATGTCTTTCAACACAAGACTGATGTGTCTTCTTCTGCAAGTGAAACCACTGCATTGTAATCCAGCTGAAAACTGTTTACAGCACATGCAGTGAGTAATCCTACACCTCATCAATCATCTATAAGGTTTTTATTGTCCTAAAGGAATGGACTCAACATGTGGTTTTAACACATGCAGCATTGTGAATTTAATGTCACAATAGCAGGGGTAACTATGGAGGAAGACAGATTATTCTGTTTGGAGAAGCATCAgctttgcttttctttgtcCATCCGTATGTGCATAAGGGAGCCGGgcagtggtgcattgtgggatgtGTTTTGATTTGAATACAATCATAAGTCTGGGACTGGCCCCCTGCCTTTGACAGCTCACCCCTCCCACTCCCCCAATTTCTCTCTTCAATCCTCCTGTCCCCCTAATCAGTTTAACCCTCTTATGAATAGCTCTTTGTCGTGAGATAGATTACAGTTAACTCTGCCTCTCACTCAGTCCAGCTCTGTCAACCCGCTGCGCTAGCAAGCACCCACAGCTCACGTGCTGAATTTCACTACAGCGGTAACTGAACTTTATGGCATTAGCTCTGGTGCATGATCACAAAGAAAAGCATTGCTTTCAATATTAGAATCTGAAGAATTAAAGTCCAAAATTTAATATAGTGAAACTACTTGAGGTATTTTTTCCAGTGTTTTCAACTCTAAGAACTTGAGTCTGTGGACAAAATACTGTAAGCCTACTCATTACATTTACTACTTACCTACTAAACTAACTTTTCACATGGATCAAGTTAAGTAATTCTGCAGTGGATGACATAACATCACAAAAGCCATAGATGATGCTTGGACTACATCTAAGCATTGACACACCTAAGGCACAAGGTAACAAAGCCTTTGTAATGAATGACCTGCTGCTCTAAGCTGGTGAACATGAAATTCCCAAGTTGCAGCCACCTATTCTTCTTTCACTGTGTCATTGTTTGCTGCACTAGTTGTAGTAGAAAAACTGGTTGGAGATGAACAGTTTCACATTTCAGCTGGACtgttgtctgtgttctgtgttggtAAAATGACTACATTTGCAAAGCTTTAGTTGTTCAATTTTAAACTCTACCCTAGTTTACCGGGGATAAGGTTAAAGAGTTCAGGGTTTGTGTGGGTGCATTGCTATATTCAAG
The genomic region above belongs to Parambassis ranga chromosome 9, fParRan2.1, whole genome shotgun sequence and contains:
- the igsf9b gene encoding protein turtle homolog A isoform X2, whose amino-acid sequence is MGLERRWLEAVTTAVAICLLSVSQGAESLVHGRVGGSAELDCSFTPTSNEATTPNLFPLHVVEWVRLGYNVPVLIKFGVYAPRVHPSYKGRVSLTRGASLLVEQLTLEDEGWFECRILLLDSKTDDFRNGTWTFLSITAPPVFIKKPPTFVEVLLGDSLTLSCGAHGNPRPTVVWHKDESPIEKHEKIKVLNGTLSLASVTRNISGVYKCHVSNSEGNVTHSTQLQVKGPPIIIISPEDTTLNMSQDAVLQCQADAYPSNLTYEWLKQGQNVYHIESLKSRVKILVDGTLLIPNLIPEDAGNYTCIPTNGILTPPSASAHLKVKHPARVGRMSRETYLPAGMEGFIVCPVQADPPVLYVNWTKDGNDLNLDNFPGWMVNSEGSVFITTANDNAVGMYTCTPYNSYGTMGQSEPTQVILQDPPSFRTPPQPEYFQEVGRELMIPCEASGDPAPNVTWSKIGPTPRSSYTVLANGSLLLQPLSKDHQGGWECLATNRVATVSAGTVVMVLGTSPHAVSSVSVTTEMNQANVSWVPGFDGGFTQKFTVWVKQASRGKHEWASLPVPTSKSYLLVTGLLAGTGYQFSVLPQNKLGSGPFSEIMSVRTLAVPTEAPTVPPPILDPPIVLSANRTKRGIVLQWLPPEAPLSPLTGFVLQARRDQGQWVILSSNISANMSELLVQGLLRDSTYDLRLMSRSNKVLSEPSESVSVSTTGMEMYPLRPSFLEVIPEPLLAGVLGGVCFLFMAIILSLVTACYMSHRRQRRRKRRRQDLPSAFQKSPSQEVRSPPRSPDSVLKLKLCPPLPFFPNSSCSQSDRSSFDKGSRGEYHDQRKQLLSNSSPPPHYTLFESHLGSQAPSPTALESISRGPDGRFIVQPLPDGSGPSDKKILKKDILQSNGGAGGSGSNRTSFRESPKSSILSSEKDERKDSPLTVDIPELSRPPSSPGRVRAMARNFSRHGCFYSDDEQGSEALLERVSFYSDNSEKKPSDSLRRYRMPGHTEDLFPSLGRKPKFLDRDKQQHSGYKAMESQLTNNSTMVSQLDSELERDSINKCVQLAKEREEMERELKNYTSEQRSRGRGRHERHSKKTESPQRDAPQSEEEPVWKPQDVIIRQKHRPLGQTSRVSDYRRACYFGNTSSPMDRLPTSHIQWDISPVTSVTSLIPVQTPHETTSPRSQYPHTYRDTTEDSLAVDSSRSPVTQNTSLPMLSPDATPDTSVLQPETPERARSLSPPRKSDLCMKSSTEQDGGGATRTRHSYAYAGIRSWDSAARGHSVTNERPESSSLVPYNQTQEDHTITTDPGPSSYSTLPYDHREIGAKAKERETQAHDDRSSSGFYSEFEREGIRARSRRSDRGPFSDSPSPISTLALVEEVDSDQSQLSVPRISDSFRAKPAESTPKMSPLQTSAILEYLSLPGFIEMSVDEPVEEAEVTDTAGQSSQVRPEKPVVAKPDVVPKNWEVHVQEGRQTVTQQNKAPFQQTHSGAAEASVRADKKHPLCVEPRVRFPDDTRPSSHGPEKTSKQLYHEKTQIRVGSKSIDTPESRLGSRSAHTLFSAAKGMADIMSKHSQSFVDSSEFTSEQSQRHPSQGSRTNNIVSRISQAPAPFLKKSLSIGPCRTLSGMVQPRPFLKKSISLGSQRWEHFESPRMYVSEKCYWDEFPNPDVRVKSYSLGHTPSSLPRPGPSWREYVPFRRPSMGSLERPHHTQRSLASPSYLTPMYPPRQGSISPVLEPSDPRRQATVFPESSRWSPSFQEALRSAQHKYVPMPSSIPVPQYQHWPGTRGESLRPMEPRRGPPRPYLPRGISWPSPYYAPFPPREGEYYRHPDRVLGRGVETDMREVREIREGGRASYASQSSGRGSAGLFRQSLSITPTLLSSPETTEENERSRAEMELLPERRTKRNTSVDESYEWDSADACVDSEVLEATRFDQAQTGFRRGRGEHRCDQTAGLQDQQQKGPSPSVSPPVFNPHRCQYSRSLSEARFNALRLEYQEYRRAQESACSREPCLTVGHDSDSDSNSALL
- the igsf9b gene encoding protein turtle homolog A isoform X4, with translation MGLERRWLEAVTTAVAICLLSVSQGAESLVHGRVGGSAELDCSFTPTSNEATTPNLFPLHVVEWVRLGYNVPVLIKFGVYAPRVHPSYKGRVSLTRGASLLVEQLTLEDEGWFECRILLLDSKTDDFRNGTWTFLSITAPPVFIKKPPTFVEVLLGDSLTLSCGAHGNPRPTVVWHKDESPIEKHEKIKVLNGTLSLASVTRNISGVYKCHVSNSEGNVTHSTQLQVKGPPIIIISPEDTTLNMSQDAVLQCQADAYPSNLTYEWLKQGQNVYHIESLKSRVKILVDGTLLIPNLIPEDAGNYTCIPTNGILTPPSASAHLKVKHPARVGRMSRETYLPAGMEGFIVCPVQADPPVLYVNWTKDGNDLNLDNFPGWMVNSEGSVFITTANDNAVGMYTCTPYNSYGTMGQSEPTQVILQDPPSFRTPPQPEYFQEVGRELMIPCEASGDPAPNVTWSKIGPTPRSSYTVLANGSLLLQPLSKDHQGGWECLATNRVATVSAGTVVMVLGTSPHAVSSVSVTTEMNQANVSWVPGFDGGFTQKFTVWVKQASRGKHEWASLPVPTSKSYLLVTGLLAGTGYQFSVLPQNKLGSGPFSEIMSVRTLAVPTEAPTVPPPILDPPIVLSANRTKRGIVLQWLPPEAPLSPLTGFVLQARRDQGQWVILSSNISANMSELLVQGLLRDSTYDLRLMSRSNKVLSEPSESVSVSTTGMEMYPLRPSFLEVIPEPLLAGVLGGVCFLFMAIILSLVTACYMSHRRQRRRKRRRQDLPSAFQKSPSQEVRSPPRSPDSVLKLKLCPPLPFFPNSSCSQSDRSSFDKGSRGEYHDQRKQLLSNSSPPPHYTLFESHLGSQAPSPTALESISRGPDGRFIVQPLPDGSGPSDKKILKKDILQSNGGAGGSGSNRTSFRESPKSSILSSEKDERKDSPLTVDIPELSRPPSSPGRVRAMARNFSRHGCFYSDDEQGSEALLERVSFYSDNSEKKPSDSLRRYRMPGHTEDLFPSLGRKPKFLDRDKQQHSGYKAMESQLTNNSTMVSQLDSELERDSINKCVQLAKEREEMERELKNYTSEQRSRGRGRHERHSKKTESPQRDAPQSEEEPVWKPQDVIIRQKHRPLGQTSRVSDYRRACYFGNTSSPMDRLPTSHIQWDISPVTSVTSLIPVQTPHETTSPRSQYPHTYRDTTEDSLAVDSSRSPVTQNTSLPMLSPDATPDTSVLQPETPERARSLSPPRKSDLCMKSSTEQDGGGATRTRHSYAYAGIRSWDSAARGHSVTNERPESSSLVPYNQTQEDHTITTDPGPSSYSTLPYDHREIGAKAKERETQAHDDRSSSGFYSEFEREGIRARSRRSDRGPFSDSPSPISTLALVEEVDSDQSQLSVPRISDSFRAKPAESTPKMSPLQTSAILEYLSLPGFIEMSVDEPVEEAEVTDTAGQSSQVRPEKPVVAKPDVVPKNWEVHVQEGRQTVTQQNKAPFQQTHSGAAEASVRADKKHPLCVEPRVRFPDDTRPSSHGPEKTSKQLYHEKTQIRVGSKSIDTPESRLGSRSAHTLFSAAKGMADIMSKHSQSFVDSSEFTSEQSQRHPSQGSRTNNIVSRISQAPAPFLKKSLSIGPCRTLSGMVQPRPFLKKSISLGSQRWEHFESPRMYVSEKCYWDEFPNPDVRVKSYSLGHTPSSLPRPGPSWREYVPFRRPSMGSLERPHHTQRSLASPSYLTPMYPPRQGSISPVLEPSDPRRQATVFPESSRWSPSFQEALRSAQHKYVPMPSSIPVPQYQHWPGTRGESLRPMEPRRGPPRPYLPRGISWPSPYYAPFPPREGEYYRHPDRVLGRGVETDMREVREIREGGRASYASQSSGRGSAGLFRQSLSITPTLLSSPETTEENERSRAEMELLPERRTKRRNTSVDESYEWDSADACVDSEVLEATRFDQAQTGFRRGRGEHRCDQTAGLQDQQQKGTSKTR